One window from the genome of Bubalus kerabau isolate K-KA32 ecotype Philippines breed swamp buffalo chromosome 17, PCC_UOA_SB_1v2, whole genome shotgun sequence encodes:
- the TSNAXIP1 gene encoding translin-associated factor X-interacting protein 1: protein MDSPNSQPLNFPTTSRAHLRPLGVSIDDSLFTETKNTQKRKLSQKRKTLLSGSFSIGGHLSPWPRYISDQTILHNRKPCSDDYRKRAGVSMASQLTTPCSSLQQPLGTTKPRYLEQLENYLRKELLLLDLSTDSAQELRLQPYREIFEFFIEDFKTYKPLLSSIKNAYEVMLAHQREKIRALEPLKAKLITVNENCNERILAMRAEERDEISMLKKEKMNLLKLIDKKNEEKISLQIEVTKLRKNLAEEYLHYLSERDARKILIADLNELRYQREDMSLAQSPGVWGEDPVKLTVALKMARQDLTRTQMELNTMKANFGDVVPRRDFEMQEKTLKELQEQLESLRDDYEEVRKEHEMLLQLHMSTLKERDQFYSELQEIQRTSTPRPDWSKCEDMVAGGRDRWHMLAEGKNSDQLVDVLLEEIGEGLLREKDFFPGLGYGESIPPFLRFDGIVENKKPTKKEVVKLLKDAWKERITEEQKEKFPDFFFSFLERHFGPGDAMAWAYTIFEYIKLFHTNEVMSQFYAVLMGKRKESVYIKQKQTIAQLLKEMTNVDSQNEGLLTMEQLSTVLKSTFPLKKDERIQELMEAGGWHPSSSNADLLDYRLLFMEDEEGQSVPFVQKLWEQYVVEKDEYLNELKQELGLELNEEVTLPKVREALMNIDPSLDKQTLNHYLRQAFQLPMTEMPEEGEEREEGIVTQLQTALEQLQMSDIRRMGPREQEPAS from the exons ATGGATTCCCCGAACTCGCAACCCCTCAACTTCCCCACCACGTCGAG AGCACACCTACGGCCTTTAGGAGTGTCCATAGATGATTCCCTCTTCACAGAAACCAAGAATACCCAGAAACGCAAGCTTTCTCAGAAACGGAAGACACTGCTG TCTGGTTCCTTCTCCATCGGTGGCCACCTGTCCCCATGGCCCAGATACATCAGTGACCAGACCATTCTGCATAATCGAAAGCCCTGTTCAGATGACTACCGGAAGCGGGCAGG GGTGTCCATGGCATCTCAGCTCACCACCCCCTGCAGTAGCTTGCAGCAGCCCCTGGGCACAACCAAGCCGAGGTACCTGGAGCAGCTTGAGAACTACCTGCGCAAGGAGCTCCTCCTGCTGGACCTAAGCACAGATTCTGCCCAGGAACTAAGGCTGCAG CCTTACAGAGAGATCTTTGAATTCTTCATAGAGGACTTCAAAACATACAAGCCATTGCTGTCCTCCATCAAGAATGCATATGAggtgatgctgg CCCACCAGAGGGAAAAAATTCGGGCTCTGGAGCCCCTGAAGGCCAAGCTGATCACTGTGAATGAGAACTGCAACGAGAGGATCCTGGCCATGAGGGCTGAGGAGAGAGATGAAATCTCCATgctgaagaaagagaagatgaatTTGCTAAAACTCATTGACAAGAAGAATGAGGAGAAGATCTCATTGCAGATTGAG GTGACCAAACTGAGGAAGAACCTGGCTGAGGAGTATCTGCACTACCTCAGTGAGAGAGATGCCCGCAAGATCCTCATTGCAGACCTGAATGAGCTACGCTACCAGCGGGAAGACATGTCACTAGCCCAGTCCCCAG GCGTCTGGGGGGAGGACCCCGTGAAGCTAACAGTGGCTCTGAAGATGGCCCGGCAAGACCTGACCCGCACACAGATGGAACTCAACACCATGAAGGCCAACTTTGGAGATGTGGTGCCCAGGAGGGACTTTGAAATGCAGGAGAAAACCCTCAAGGAACTGCAGGAGCAG CTGGAGAGCCTGAGAGACGACTACGAAGAGGTCCGCAAGGAGCACGAGATGCTGCTGCAGTTGCACATGAGCACACTGAAGGAGCGGGACCAGTTCTACTCCGAGCTGCAGGAGATCCAGCGCACCTCCACGCCACGGCCGGACTGGTCCAAGTGTGAAG ATATGGTGGCTGGAGGACGAGATCGTTGGCACATGCTGGCCGAGGGCAAGAACAGCGACCAGCTGGTGGATGTGCTTCTGGAGGAGATTGGCGAGGGGCTGCTCCGGGAGAAAGACTTCTTCCCTGGTCTG GGCTATGGGGAATCCATCCCCCCTTTCCTTCGGTTTGATGGCATTGTGGAGAACAAGAAGCCAACCAAGAAGGAAGTGGTAAAACTCCTCAAGGATGCCTGGAAGGAACGTATCACTGAGGAGCAG AAAGAGAAGTTCCCagatttcttcttcagtttcctgGAGCGCCACTTTGGGCCTGGTGATGCCATGGCCTGGGCTTACACCATTTTTGAATATATCAAGCTCTTCCATACCAATGAAGTCATGAGTCAGTTCTATGCAGTCTTGATGGGAAAG AGGAAAGAGAGTGTGTACATCAAGCAGAAGCAGACCATAGCACAGCTGCTGAAGGAGATGACAAACGTTGACAGCCAGAATGAGGGGCTACTAACCATGGAGCAGTTAAG TACTGTCCTCAAGAGCACCTTCCCCTTGAAGAAGGATGAGAGAATTCAGGAGTTGATGGAGGCAGGGGGCTGGCATcccagcagcagcaatgcagacTTGCTCGACTACCGCCTGTTGTTTATGGAG GATGAGGAGGGCCAGAGCGTGCCCTTTGTGCAAAAGCTGTGGGAACAGTACGTGGTGGAAAAGGATGAATACTTAAACGAGTTAAAGCAGGAGCTGGGCCTGGAACT GAACGAGGAGGTAACCCTACCCAAGGTACGTGAGGCCCTGATGAACATTGATCCCAGCCTGGACAAGCAGACCCTGAACCACTATTTGAGGCAGGCCTTCCAGCTCCCCATGACAGAAATGCCAGAGGAGggtgaggaaagggaagaaggcaTTGTGACACAGCTCCAGACTGCACTAGAACAGCTTCAGATGAGTGACATTAGGCGTATGGGGCCTCGGGAGCAGGAACCTGCAAGCTAA
- the CENPT gene encoding centromere protein T isoform X3: protein MADNLSPDSEPTTRTLLRRVLDTADPRTPRRARSTRPGCWSLHSAQRDLLETPSSRRQRSQTKMTARRRSHTATSVDRLARVQASGHLEEQTPRTLLKNIILTEAVVKLVPSPQVVQPSRRESSRGSLELQLPELEPPTTLAPGLLAPGRRKQRLRLSEFQQGMDWGHLSQEPRENADASSLTSSLNLTFAVPLQPQSVKRPGLARRPPTRRVVDVGTFLQDLQDTSLAVAPPGESHRTPVATVPTDTVLEDTQPFSQPLAGHSPSVHHSLPCPSPSGAKEVEGAASRRTRSSGPGLQNNYSGPGKPAQLLARKMEEAEAIALGLPNTSSVSGEDGIEPLQNGVGEEAEESMEESMSVREVEKAAEEQGSARAEEPEGHTEVAAAAGSLGAIEAKEPEGSSEDEDTSASPELPPSTPEFLRTRRLQFPEPAPPPSTAVLPSELPKHLSARIPPRPRIPGSRPRQDPYKAGLNHYAKLFSFYAKMPMEKKAVEMVEKCLDKYFQHLCNDLEVFAAHAGRKTVRPEDLELLLRRQGLVTDQVSLHVLVERHLPLEYRQLLIPCAFSGNSVFPSQ from the exons ATGGCCGACAACCTCAGCCCTGACAGCGAGCCCACGACACGCACACTGCTACGGCGGGTGCTGGATACAGCGGACCCGCGCACACCGCGGCGAGCTCGGAGTACTCGGCCTGG TTGCTGGTCTTTACACAGTGCCCAGAGAGACCTGCTTGAAACACCTTCCTCTAGGAGGCAGAGGAGTCAAACAAAGATGACTGCCAGGCGTCGTTCTCATACAGCCACG TCTGTTGACAGATTGGCCCGTGTTCAAGCCAGTGGACACCTGGAGGAACAGACACCCCGGACTCTGTTGAAGAACATCATACTAACTG AGGCTGTGGTGAAGCTGGTGCCATCACCACAGGTGGTCCAGCCTTCCAGACGGGAAAGCAGTCGGGGCAG TCTGGAGCTGCAACTTCCTGAACTTGAGCCCCCCACAACCCTGGCTCCAGGTCTGCTGGCTCCTGGCAGAAGGAAGCAGAGGCTGAGGTTGTCAGAGTTTCAGCAAGGAATGGACTGGGGACATCTTTCCCAAG AGCCTCGTGAGAATGCTGATGCCTCTTCCCTCACCAG CTCTCTCAACTTGACCTTTGCTGTGCCTCTCCAGCCACAATCAGTGAAGAGGCCTGGTTTGGCTCGTAGACCGCCTACTCGCCGAGTGGTAGATGTGGGTACATTTTTGCAGGATCTGCAAGATACTTCCCTGGCTGTTGCTCCTCCAG GTGAGAGCCACAGAACCCCTGTTGCTACTGTGCCAACGGACACAGTGTTGGAGGACACCCAGCCCTTCTCTCAGCCCTTGGCTGGCCATTCCCCCAGTGTACACCACTCCCTGCCTTGTCCCTCTCCCTCTGGGGCCAAAGAAGTGGAGGGGGCTGCCAGTCGCAGGACACGGAGCAGTGGGCCTGGACTTCAAAACAACT ACTCAGGTCCTGGAAAACCAGCCCAGCTTCTTGCAAGAAAGATGGAGGAGGCTGAAGCCATTGCTTTGGGCTTGCCAAACACCAGCAGTGTCTCTGGAGAAGATGGCATAGAGCCCCTACAGAATGGAGTAGGTGAGGAAGCAgaggaaagtatggaagaaagcATGAGTGTGAGGGAAGTGGAGAAGGCAGCAGAAGAACAAGGATCTGCCAGGGCAGAAGAGCCTGAAGGACACACAgaggtggcagcagcagcaggatccttGGGGGCTATTGAGGCCAAGGAGCCAGAAGGATCTTCAGAGGATGAAGACACTTCTG CAAGTCCAGAATTGCCCCCCAGCACTCCAGAGTTCCTTCGGACCAGGCGACTTCAGTTTCCTGAGCCGGCTCCACCACCAAGCACTGCAGT GTTACCTTCAGAACTCCCAAAGCATCTGTCGGCCAGGATTCCTCCCAGGCCCCGAATCCCTGGCTCCAGACCCCGTCAAGATCCCTACAAGGCTGGACTGAACCACTATGCAAAACTCTTTAGCTTCTATGCTAAGATGCCCATGGAGAAGAAGGCTGTAGAGATGGTGGAGAAGTG CCTGGACAAGTACTTCCAGCATCTTTGTAACGACTTGGAGGTATTTGCTGCTCATGCTGGGCGCAAGACTGTGAGGCCAGAGGACCTGGAACTGCTGTTGCGAAG GCAGGGCCTGGTCACTGACCAAGTCTCCCTGCATGTGCTCGTGGAGCGGCACCTGCCCCTGGAGTACCGGCAGCTGCTCATCCCTTGTGCCTTCAGTGGCAACTCTGTCTTCCCCTCCCAGTAG
- the CENPT gene encoding centromere protein T isoform X2: protein MADNLSPDSEPTTRTLLRRVLDTADPRTPRRARSTRPGAQRDLLETPSSRRQRSQTKMTARRRSHTATSVDRLARVQASGHLEEQTPRTLLKNIILTAPESSIVMPEAVVKLVPSPQVVQPSRRESSRGSLELQLPELEPPTTLAPGLLAPGRRKQRLRLSEFQQGMDWGHLSQEPRENADASSLTSSLNLTFAVPLQPQSVKRPGLARRPPTRRVVDVGTFLQDLQDTSLAVAPPGESHRTPVATVPTDTVLEDTQPFSQPLAGHSPSVHHSLPCPSPSGAKEVEGAASRRTRSSGPGLQNNYSGPGKPAQLLARKMEEAEAIALGLPNTSSVSGEDGIEPLQNGVGEEAEESMEESMSVREVEKAAEEQGSARAEEPEGHTEVAAAAGSLGAIEAKEPEGSSEDEDTSASPELPPSTPEFLRTRRLQFPEPAPPPSTAVLPSELPKHLSARIPPRPRIPGSRPRQDPYKAGLNHYAKLFSFYAKMPMEKKAVEMVEKCLDKYFQHLCNDLEVFAAHAGRKTVRPEDLELLLRRQGLVTDQVSLHVLVERHLPLEYRQLLIPCAFSGNSVFPSQ, encoded by the exons ATGGCCGACAACCTCAGCCCTGACAGCGAGCCCACGACACGCACACTGCTACGGCGGGTGCTGGATACAGCGGACCCGCGCACACCGCGGCGAGCTCGGAGTACTCGGCCTGG TGCCCAGAGAGACCTGCTTGAAACACCTTCCTCTAGGAGGCAGAGGAGTCAAACAAAGATGACTGCCAGGCGTCGTTCTCATACAGCCACG TCTGTTGACAGATTGGCCCGTGTTCAAGCCAGTGGACACCTGGAGGAACAGACACCCCGGACTCTGTTGAAGAACATCATACTAACTG CTCCAGAATCTTCCATTGTAATGCCAGAGGCTGTGGTGAAGCTGGTGCCATCACCACAGGTGGTCCAGCCTTCCAGACGGGAAAGCAGTCGGGGCAG TCTGGAGCTGCAACTTCCTGAACTTGAGCCCCCCACAACCCTGGCTCCAGGTCTGCTGGCTCCTGGCAGAAGGAAGCAGAGGCTGAGGTTGTCAGAGTTTCAGCAAGGAATGGACTGGGGACATCTTTCCCAAG AGCCTCGTGAGAATGCTGATGCCTCTTCCCTCACCAG CTCTCTCAACTTGACCTTTGCTGTGCCTCTCCAGCCACAATCAGTGAAGAGGCCTGGTTTGGCTCGTAGACCGCCTACTCGCCGAGTGGTAGATGTGGGTACATTTTTGCAGGATCTGCAAGATACTTCCCTGGCTGTTGCTCCTCCAG GTGAGAGCCACAGAACCCCTGTTGCTACTGTGCCAACGGACACAGTGTTGGAGGACACCCAGCCCTTCTCTCAGCCCTTGGCTGGCCATTCCCCCAGTGTACACCACTCCCTGCCTTGTCCCTCTCCCTCTGGGGCCAAAGAAGTGGAGGGGGCTGCCAGTCGCAGGACACGGAGCAGTGGGCCTGGACTTCAAAACAACT ACTCAGGTCCTGGAAAACCAGCCCAGCTTCTTGCAAGAAAGATGGAGGAGGCTGAAGCCATTGCTTTGGGCTTGCCAAACACCAGCAGTGTCTCTGGAGAAGATGGCATAGAGCCCCTACAGAATGGAGTAGGTGAGGAAGCAgaggaaagtatggaagaaagcATGAGTGTGAGGGAAGTGGAGAAGGCAGCAGAAGAACAAGGATCTGCCAGGGCAGAAGAGCCTGAAGGACACACAgaggtggcagcagcagcaggatccttGGGGGCTATTGAGGCCAAGGAGCCAGAAGGATCTTCAGAGGATGAAGACACTTCTG CAAGTCCAGAATTGCCCCCCAGCACTCCAGAGTTCCTTCGGACCAGGCGACTTCAGTTTCCTGAGCCGGCTCCACCACCAAGCACTGCAGT GTTACCTTCAGAACTCCCAAAGCATCTGTCGGCCAGGATTCCTCCCAGGCCCCGAATCCCTGGCTCCAGACCCCGTCAAGATCCCTACAAGGCTGGACTGAACCACTATGCAAAACTCTTTAGCTTCTATGCTAAGATGCCCATGGAGAAGAAGGCTGTAGAGATGGTGGAGAAGTG CCTGGACAAGTACTTCCAGCATCTTTGTAACGACTTGGAGGTATTTGCTGCTCATGCTGGGCGCAAGACTGTGAGGCCAGAGGACCTGGAACTGCTGTTGCGAAG GCAGGGCCTGGTCACTGACCAAGTCTCCCTGCATGTGCTCGTGGAGCGGCACCTGCCCCTGGAGTACCGGCAGCTGCTCATCCCTTGTGCCTTCAGTGGCAACTCTGTCTTCCCCTCCCAGTAG
- the CENPT gene encoding centromere protein T isoform X1, with protein sequence MADNLSPDSEPTTRTLLRRVLDTADPRTPRRARSTRPGCWSLHSAQRDLLETPSSRRQRSQTKMTARRRSHTATSVDRLARVQASGHLEEQTPRTLLKNIILTAPESSIVMPEAVVKLVPSPQVVQPSRRESSRGSLELQLPELEPPTTLAPGLLAPGRRKQRLRLSEFQQGMDWGHLSQEPRENADASSLTSSLNLTFAVPLQPQSVKRPGLARRPPTRRVVDVGTFLQDLQDTSLAVAPPGESHRTPVATVPTDTVLEDTQPFSQPLAGHSPSVHHSLPCPSPSGAKEVEGAASRRTRSSGPGLQNNYSGPGKPAQLLARKMEEAEAIALGLPNTSSVSGEDGIEPLQNGVGEEAEESMEESMSVREVEKAAEEQGSARAEEPEGHTEVAAAAGSLGAIEAKEPEGSSEDEDTSASPELPPSTPEFLRTRRLQFPEPAPPPSTAVLPSELPKHLSARIPPRPRIPGSRPRQDPYKAGLNHYAKLFSFYAKMPMEKKAVEMVEKCLDKYFQHLCNDLEVFAAHAGRKTVRPEDLELLLRRQGLVTDQVSLHVLVERHLPLEYRQLLIPCAFSGNSVFPSQ encoded by the exons ATGGCCGACAACCTCAGCCCTGACAGCGAGCCCACGACACGCACACTGCTACGGCGGGTGCTGGATACAGCGGACCCGCGCACACCGCGGCGAGCTCGGAGTACTCGGCCTGG TTGCTGGTCTTTACACAGTGCCCAGAGAGACCTGCTTGAAACACCTTCCTCTAGGAGGCAGAGGAGTCAAACAAAGATGACTGCCAGGCGTCGTTCTCATACAGCCACG TCTGTTGACAGATTGGCCCGTGTTCAAGCCAGTGGACACCTGGAGGAACAGACACCCCGGACTCTGTTGAAGAACATCATACTAACTG CTCCAGAATCTTCCATTGTAATGCCAGAGGCTGTGGTGAAGCTGGTGCCATCACCACAGGTGGTCCAGCCTTCCAGACGGGAAAGCAGTCGGGGCAG TCTGGAGCTGCAACTTCCTGAACTTGAGCCCCCCACAACCCTGGCTCCAGGTCTGCTGGCTCCTGGCAGAAGGAAGCAGAGGCTGAGGTTGTCAGAGTTTCAGCAAGGAATGGACTGGGGACATCTTTCCCAAG AGCCTCGTGAGAATGCTGATGCCTCTTCCCTCACCAG CTCTCTCAACTTGACCTTTGCTGTGCCTCTCCAGCCACAATCAGTGAAGAGGCCTGGTTTGGCTCGTAGACCGCCTACTCGCCGAGTGGTAGATGTGGGTACATTTTTGCAGGATCTGCAAGATACTTCCCTGGCTGTTGCTCCTCCAG GTGAGAGCCACAGAACCCCTGTTGCTACTGTGCCAACGGACACAGTGTTGGAGGACACCCAGCCCTTCTCTCAGCCCTTGGCTGGCCATTCCCCCAGTGTACACCACTCCCTGCCTTGTCCCTCTCCCTCTGGGGCCAAAGAAGTGGAGGGGGCTGCCAGTCGCAGGACACGGAGCAGTGGGCCTGGACTTCAAAACAACT ACTCAGGTCCTGGAAAACCAGCCCAGCTTCTTGCAAGAAAGATGGAGGAGGCTGAAGCCATTGCTTTGGGCTTGCCAAACACCAGCAGTGTCTCTGGAGAAGATGGCATAGAGCCCCTACAGAATGGAGTAGGTGAGGAAGCAgaggaaagtatggaagaaagcATGAGTGTGAGGGAAGTGGAGAAGGCAGCAGAAGAACAAGGATCTGCCAGGGCAGAAGAGCCTGAAGGACACACAgaggtggcagcagcagcaggatccttGGGGGCTATTGAGGCCAAGGAGCCAGAAGGATCTTCAGAGGATGAAGACACTTCTG CAAGTCCAGAATTGCCCCCCAGCACTCCAGAGTTCCTTCGGACCAGGCGACTTCAGTTTCCTGAGCCGGCTCCACCACCAAGCACTGCAGT GTTACCTTCAGAACTCCCAAAGCATCTGTCGGCCAGGATTCCTCCCAGGCCCCGAATCCCTGGCTCCAGACCCCGTCAAGATCCCTACAAGGCTGGACTGAACCACTATGCAAAACTCTTTAGCTTCTATGCTAAGATGCCCATGGAGAAGAAGGCTGTAGAGATGGTGGAGAAGTG CCTGGACAAGTACTTCCAGCATCTTTGTAACGACTTGGAGGTATTTGCTGCTCATGCTGGGCGCAAGACTGTGAGGCCAGAGGACCTGGAACTGCTGTTGCGAAG GCAGGGCCTGGTCACTGACCAAGTCTCCCTGCATGTGCTCGTGGAGCGGCACCTGCCCCTGGAGTACCGGCAGCTGCTCATCCCTTGTGCCTTCAGTGGCAACTCTGTCTTCCCCTCCCAGTAG
- the CENPT gene encoding centromere protein T isoform X4, protein MADNLSPDSEPTTRTLLRRVLDTADPRTPRRARSTRPGCWSLHSAQRDLLETPSSRRQRSQTKMTARRRSHTATSVDRLARVQASGHLEEQTPRTLLKNIILTAPESSIVMPEAVVKLVPSPQVVQPSRRESSRGSLELQLPELEPPTTLAPGLLAPGRRKQRLRLSEFQQGMDWGHLSQEPRENADASSLTSSLNLTFAVPLQPQSVKRPGLARRPPTRRVVDVGTFLQDLQDTSLAVAPPDSGPGKPAQLLARKMEEAEAIALGLPNTSSVSGEDGIEPLQNGVGEEAEESMEESMSVREVEKAAEEQGSARAEEPEGHTEVAAAAGSLGAIEAKEPEGSSEDEDTSASPELPPSTPEFLRTRRLQFPEPAPPPSTAVLPSELPKHLSARIPPRPRIPGSRPRQDPYKAGLNHYAKLFSFYAKMPMEKKAVEMVEKCLDKYFQHLCNDLEVFAAHAGRKTVRPEDLELLLRRQGLVTDQVSLHVLVERHLPLEYRQLLIPCAFSGNSVFPSQ, encoded by the exons ATGGCCGACAACCTCAGCCCTGACAGCGAGCCCACGACACGCACACTGCTACGGCGGGTGCTGGATACAGCGGACCCGCGCACACCGCGGCGAGCTCGGAGTACTCGGCCTGG TTGCTGGTCTTTACACAGTGCCCAGAGAGACCTGCTTGAAACACCTTCCTCTAGGAGGCAGAGGAGTCAAACAAAGATGACTGCCAGGCGTCGTTCTCATACAGCCACG TCTGTTGACAGATTGGCCCGTGTTCAAGCCAGTGGACACCTGGAGGAACAGACACCCCGGACTCTGTTGAAGAACATCATACTAACTG CTCCAGAATCTTCCATTGTAATGCCAGAGGCTGTGGTGAAGCTGGTGCCATCACCACAGGTGGTCCAGCCTTCCAGACGGGAAAGCAGTCGGGGCAG TCTGGAGCTGCAACTTCCTGAACTTGAGCCCCCCACAACCCTGGCTCCAGGTCTGCTGGCTCCTGGCAGAAGGAAGCAGAGGCTGAGGTTGTCAGAGTTTCAGCAAGGAATGGACTGGGGACATCTTTCCCAAG AGCCTCGTGAGAATGCTGATGCCTCTTCCCTCACCAG CTCTCTCAACTTGACCTTTGCTGTGCCTCTCCAGCCACAATCAGTGAAGAGGCCTGGTTTGGCTCGTAGACCGCCTACTCGCCGAGTGGTAGATGTGGGTACATTTTTGCAGGATCTGCAAGATACTTCCCTGGCTGTTGCTCCTCCAG ACTCAGGTCCTGGAAAACCAGCCCAGCTTCTTGCAAGAAAGATGGAGGAGGCTGAAGCCATTGCTTTGGGCTTGCCAAACACCAGCAGTGTCTCTGGAGAAGATGGCATAGAGCCCCTACAGAATGGAGTAGGTGAGGAAGCAgaggaaagtatggaagaaagcATGAGTGTGAGGGAAGTGGAGAAGGCAGCAGAAGAACAAGGATCTGCCAGGGCAGAAGAGCCTGAAGGACACACAgaggtggcagcagcagcaggatccttGGGGGCTATTGAGGCCAAGGAGCCAGAAGGATCTTCAGAGGATGAAGACACTTCTG CAAGTCCAGAATTGCCCCCCAGCACTCCAGAGTTCCTTCGGACCAGGCGACTTCAGTTTCCTGAGCCGGCTCCACCACCAAGCACTGCAGT GTTACCTTCAGAACTCCCAAAGCATCTGTCGGCCAGGATTCCTCCCAGGCCCCGAATCCCTGGCTCCAGACCCCGTCAAGATCCCTACAAGGCTGGACTGAACCACTATGCAAAACTCTTTAGCTTCTATGCTAAGATGCCCATGGAGAAGAAGGCTGTAGAGATGGTGGAGAAGTG CCTGGACAAGTACTTCCAGCATCTTTGTAACGACTTGGAGGTATTTGCTGCTCATGCTGGGCGCAAGACTGTGAGGCCAGAGGACCTGGAACTGCTGTTGCGAAG GCAGGGCCTGGTCACTGACCAAGTCTCCCTGCATGTGCTCGTGGAGCGGCACCTGCCCCTGGAGTACCGGCAGCTGCTCATCCCTTGTGCCTTCAGTGGCAACTCTGTCTTCCCCTCCCAGTAG
- the THAP11 gene encoding THAP domain-containing protein 11 isoform X1: MPGFTCCVPGCYNNSHRDKALHFYTFPKDAELRRLWLKNVSRAGVSGCFSTFQPTTGHRLCSVHFQGGRKTYTVRVPTIFPLRGVNERKVARRPAGAAAARRRQQQQQQQQQQQQQQPSPSASTAQTTQLQPNLVSASAAVLLTLQAAVDSSQAPGTVPPAPTTPTGEDVKPIDLTVQVEFAAAEGAAAAAAASELEAATAGLEAAECPMGPQLVVVGEEGFPDTGSDHSYSLSSGTTEEELLRKLNEQRDILALMEVKMKEMKGSIRHLRLTEAKLREELREKDRLLAMAVIRKKHGMCSL; the protein is encoded by the exons ATGCCTGGATTTACGTGCTGCGTGCCGGGCTGCTACAACAACTCGCACCGGGACAAGGCGTTGCACTTCTACACGTTTCCCAAGGACGCTGAGCTGCGGCGCCTCTGGCTCAAGAATGTGTCCCGTGCCGGCGTCAGCGGGTGCTTCTCCACCTTCCAGCCCACCACGGGCCACCGTCTCTGCAGCGTTCACTTCCAGGGCGGCCGCAAAACCTACACTGTGCGGGTCCCCACCATCTTCCCACTGCGCGGCGTAAACGAGCGCAAAGTAGCACGCAGACCCGCGGGGGCCGCAGCCGCCCGCcgcaggcagcagcagcagcaacagcagcagcagcaacagcagcagcagccgtcgCCGTCCGCTTCCACTGCCCAGACCACTCAGCTGCAGCCTAACCTTGTATCTGCTTCTGCGGCTGTGCTCCTCACCCTTCAGGCCGCTGTAGACAGCAGCCAGGCTCCAGGAACCGTGCCGCCGGCGCCCACCACTCCCACGGGAGAAGACGTTAAGCCCATCGACCTGACGGTGCAAGTGGAGTTCGCGGCCGCAGAGggcgcagccgccgccgccgctgcgtCGGAGCTAGAGGCTGCTACAGCAGGGCTGGAGGCCGCCGAGTGCCCCATGGGCCCACAGTTGGTGGTGGTGGgcgaagagggcttccctgatactgGCTCCGACCACTCGTACTCGTTGTCGTCAGGCACCACGGAGGAGGAGCTCTTGCGCAAGCTGAACGAGCAGCGGGACATCCTGGCGCTGATGGAGGTGAAGATGAAGGAGATGAAGGGCAGCATCCGTCACCTGCGTCTCACCGAGGCCAAGCTCCGCGAAGAACTTCGCGAGAAGGATCGGCTGCTGGCCATGGCTGTCATCCGCAAGAAGCACGGAAT GTGCAGCCTGTGA
- the THAP11 gene encoding THAP domain-containing protein 11 isoform X2 encodes MPGFTCCVPGCYNNSHRDKALHFYTFPKDAELRRLWLKNVSRAGVSGCFSTFQPTTGHRLCSVHFQGGRKTYTVRVPTIFPLRGVNERKVARRPAGAAAARRRQQQQQQQQQQQQQQPSPSASTAQTTQLQPNLVSASAAVLLTLQAAVDSSQAPGTVPPAPTTPTGEDVKPIDLTVQVEFAAAEGAAAAAAASELEAATAGLEAAECPMGPQLVVVGEEGFPDTGSDHSYSLSSGTTEEELLRKLNEQRDILALMEVKMKEMKGSIRHLRLTEAKLREELREKDRLLAMAVIRKKHGM; translated from the coding sequence ATGCCTGGATTTACGTGCTGCGTGCCGGGCTGCTACAACAACTCGCACCGGGACAAGGCGTTGCACTTCTACACGTTTCCCAAGGACGCTGAGCTGCGGCGCCTCTGGCTCAAGAATGTGTCCCGTGCCGGCGTCAGCGGGTGCTTCTCCACCTTCCAGCCCACCACGGGCCACCGTCTCTGCAGCGTTCACTTCCAGGGCGGCCGCAAAACCTACACTGTGCGGGTCCCCACCATCTTCCCACTGCGCGGCGTAAACGAGCGCAAAGTAGCACGCAGACCCGCGGGGGCCGCAGCCGCCCGCcgcaggcagcagcagcagcaacagcagcagcagcaacagcagcagcagccgtcgCCGTCCGCTTCCACTGCCCAGACCACTCAGCTGCAGCCTAACCTTGTATCTGCTTCTGCGGCTGTGCTCCTCACCCTTCAGGCCGCTGTAGACAGCAGCCAGGCTCCAGGAACCGTGCCGCCGGCGCCCACCACTCCCACGGGAGAAGACGTTAAGCCCATCGACCTGACGGTGCAAGTGGAGTTCGCGGCCGCAGAGggcgcagccgccgccgccgctgcgtCGGAGCTAGAGGCTGCTACAGCAGGGCTGGAGGCCGCCGAGTGCCCCATGGGCCCACAGTTGGTGGTGGTGGgcgaagagggcttccctgatactgGCTCCGACCACTCGTACTCGTTGTCGTCAGGCACCACGGAGGAGGAGCTCTTGCGCAAGCTGAACGAGCAGCGGGACATCCTGGCGCTGATGGAGGTGAAGATGAAGGAGATGAAGGGCAGCATCCGTCACCTGCGTCTCACCGAGGCCAAGCTCCGCGAAGAACTTCGCGAGAAGGATCGGCTGCTGGCCATGGCTGTCATCCGCAAGAAGCACGGAATGTAA